The Candidatus Atribacteria bacterium DNA window CTGCAGTTAAATGATAATTGGAGAATCAAGTATAAAGGTGTACTTGATTTAGAAGATTTTAAATTGAGCAATAGTGTGGTGGGAATTACCAGAGACCTTCACTGTCGTGAGATAACCCTAAATTATAAACAAGCTACCAAGTCTATCTGGGTAGAATTCTATATCAAAGCTTTCCCGACAGAGAAGATTACTATAGGAGGACAGTAAGATAGTTGTTAGTGAATAGTGAATAGTTGTTAGTATAAGATACAAGTTGCAAGAGCAAGATGCAAGTCGTGAGTGAATACTAATTCGTATCGAGTATCAAGTATTGTATGAAGAAAGCCAAGATTCAGGAGCCTAATTCCTATCTAGATACTGTGTCAAAAGTCAACCAACAAACTCTCCTAAAAGACACGATGTTTAATTTTTCTTTCTATTATTTTTTAACCTGGTACATACTCCGTCTTATTCTCGTAGACGGCATGTGCTACCAGGAGTAATTTACGCATAGCGGCTATAACCGCTACCTTTTTGGATTTGTAGTTTATAAGTATTTAGTTTTCGGTAATAACAGAAATAAGCAGAAATATCCTCGTTAAAACAGGGAACTCATGTTCATTTTTTTTGGGCTAGTTATATAATTAATCAATTGACTGACGGGTAATTATATTAATAAAGAGTGTTGATTACAGCGGTTACTTTAGTTATATCAAAATCTGCTCCGCCATCCCCGGAATCATCTGTTGAATCTTCTCTGGTAACAGTAGCACCAAGCACAGTACTAATAATATTGAAATAACTATCTAAGTGGTCATAGTTGTTATTTTTAGTATCAGTAGTTACCACATTTATATCGACACTATTCGGATCTCCTATATCACTTAATGCTATAGTTGCATAGATCTTGTTTCCACTAACACTGCCTCCATAGAATATTGATTCAGAATCATCCTTTACTTGAGCAAAATCAAAGAATCCCCCTTCTAATTTAATATAATAAAATTCTTCGTCCCAGGATGAAACATCGTATTCCGGTCCAGTAGCTGAATTTCCATCAGCATCCATAACAATATAATATATTCCATCATTAGAATTGATTACTCCTGATACCTCTATGGTAATATCCAATTGATATTCAGTGTCTCCCGGTCCTGGTTCTGGTCCATAAGGCCACCTGGCACATCCGGAAGGACCTATCAATGTTCCAACTACCAATAAAATAACTATTACTCTTTTTAAATTCAATATTCCCATAAAATCGCCCTTCCTTTCCAAAAGGTAAACTTTAGTGCCTGGCACGAAAGTTTACCTTTAATCTAATTTGATGCCGCTTCGGACATTTCCTTCTACTTCTAATCTTTCGCCGTCAATATAAAAGACTGCTTTATCTCCGGTGATCCATCTACCGCTCTCTTCTTCTATTTTTACTTTGCCGGTTAAGGTAATCTTCTGCTCCTCATCATTGTAGATTGCATGTTCAACAGTAATAGTATAATCTTTCTTTAATATTTTTACTTCTCCGGTAGCGGTTAAGTCCTGGGTATCGGTAAAAATCTCCAGATGATTACAATTCCAGGTAATATTATCTTCTTTCTCTTCTTTATCTTTCCGTTCTTGAACCAATATTACTTTTTCCTGAAAGATATACCTCTTATCATTAAGAAAAGCTTCAAGATTTTCACCGGTAATGGTGATATCGCTCTGGACTAATTTTATATCTCCTTTTATCTGGCCAACTTTTTTTTCAACATCAAAATCCGCAGACTGAGCAGTTAGCGTGATATCTTCCTGAGAAACTATTACATTTCCCTCAAAGATCATTTTATCAGTAGTCTTATCATAAGTTACATTATCTGCTTCTATGTTTACCACTGATTCTTCAGCCTCTTTTGTTTCTTCCTGGGCAGAAGCATAAAATGATAAAAACAAAATAAAAGTCAGGGCTAAAAACATGATTAAAAATCTATTAAAAAGAAATTTTTTGTTATTTTTCATTATATATAAAAACTCCTTTCGATTATATTAGACACATCAGTCGTTAGTGAATAGGTGATAGCATTAGACATAAGGTATTTCAATTCGCCAATTGACCGATTGGCTAATTTACCAATTAAAAAAAAATTCAAAAAATAAGACACATTTAATATATTGTAAAGAAAATACGGAAAATGGAGGTAAGATTAGTTAATTTTAAAAGTTACTTTTACGTTCCCCTGTAATTCAAGCTGGTTTAGATCAACATCGCTAATTAGCCAATCAGCGGAAATATTATTTTCTTTTACCAATAGTTGCACCGGTTCTAAGCTGGCTAAGGTCTTCTCTTCTGAATCCCAGTAAAATCTTTCACCTTTTAGGATATCACCTTCTTCGGTCTGGATAATAACATCTCCTACTAATTCCATACTTTTACTTCCCATATCGGCAATGCATTTACTAAGCTGAATATTTAGAAAAGATCCATCATCTTTAAATATGACTGCTTTTTTAATCTTCTCAAAGATGGTCTTTTTTCTATCTTCGGCTAACGATATTTTATCAGCGTCGATCTCCCATTCTTTTTTCCCGGCCTTCATCCCTACCACGGTACCCTTTTCAATTTTCACCGGGGCCTCGTTTATTTCGATATCTTCTTCTTCTATTTCTTCAATATTTTCTTTTGGCACCCCAATACTCTGCTCTTTCCCCTTATTAAAAATAAAATAAAAAGAGAGAGATAATATCAAAATTATTATTACTATGAGCCATGAATATTTTTGATTAAACATATTATTATCATATCATTAATACCCTAAAGATAAAAGCATTTCATTCCAAAATGTGTCTTGAGAAAAATTAGTATTATCATAATAATTATGGTAAGCAATATAGGGAAAGTAAATTGAAAGCCCTTTGGAACGGTTTACCATTCCCCCACTATATTCCGATTTTATTATGGCGTAATCTATGCTTTGCTGGATAGCTGAGGCAATGTTTCTAACTCCAAGATTATTGGAATATAACAATAATTGACCACAAAAATCATATAAATCAATAAAATCAGGGTCTCCATAATACTGACTGTTCACAGAAGCTAAAATATATTTACTTTTAGGGGTTAAAGAATCGCTCATTATGGCAAGTGCTAAATTAGATAATTGGCTAGATAATGTATCCATATAACTTAGATCAATTGCTGATAGAGTGACATTGCCATAAGAGTAAGAGGAAATATATTTATCAACAATATCAGCTGCCAACTGATCGGATGATATAAGAGGACTACTCACCAGTTGAGCCAGTATAGTATCATAAGGCCAGCCATCTACGGGTACATTCTCCTCTGAGGTAACTAAAATATCGGCATAATCTTTTATCTGATAAGCTACTTCGGTCATAGCCATTAGGCAGGCATCCATCCCCACTATATCGATATTTCCCCCTATCTGAGCACTAATCTCAGAAAGGGCGTATTCCAATTCAGTCATAGTGATCTTATCTCCTCCGTTAGTATCGTCCCAGGCAATATCTTTAGTTAGGTTTAAGGAACGGAAACCTCCTCCATGATTCCAGATTACCAGTAGATATTTTTTAGCAGGATAATTAATCATTGCCCAATCGGTAAAATCGATTAAGGTTTGAGGGTCACCCATATTTAATTCACCCAAATCACTTTTTAACTGAGAATTTATCTGAACAGGATCAAAATCCTGAGTAATATAATATCTCCTGGTGGCAGTCCAATTTCCGTTAGAAATATCATCAGCATAACCTTGATTGTTAGCAGATAATACACTGTAAGGAATTCGATCGACTTGTACTATGATATTAACATCTGAAGTTGATCCAGCCATTTCCATTTCGTTTATATCATCAATACCCGCACTTTCCAGGTTATTATCAGAATCGAGATAGATCATTACTGTCCATTCGTCAGTCACATTCCTGGGGGGAAATAAAAAACATCCGGTCAAACTAATTGATAAGATTATTAGAATAAAAATTATTGCCTGTTTAGCTTTCATAAATTATGACTCCTTTTAATTAGTTGTTAGTGAATAGTGAATAGTCGTTACTATATAGTATAGCATATAGTTTTAGATTAATTAGATACTTGCTTGAATAGAAAAAAACTTAATGCGAAAATCCTGAAACTCTACAAGTGCTTGTAATGAAATTTTAAATCTATTTTTGTAATCGTTAATAATATACCATATAATAAATGAGAAGTCGAAAAAATTATAGATTAAGTTTCAATTCCCCAATTATTCAATTGACAAATATACCGATTTACCAATTCTCCAATTTTAATAAAAAAATCGTAGGGCAGGCGTCTAGCTTGTC harbors:
- the lptC gene encoding LPS export ABC transporter periplasmic protein LptC, with amino-acid sequence MFNQKYSWLIVIIILILSLSFYFIFNKGKEQSIGVPKENIEEIEEEDIEINEAPVKIEKGTVVGMKAGKKEWEIDADKISLAEDRKKTIFEKIKKAVIFKDDGSFLNIQLSKCIADMGSKSMELVGDVIIQTEEGDILKGERFYWDSEEKTLASLEPVQLLVKENNISADWLISDVDLNQLELQGNVKVTFKIN